From Erigeron canadensis isolate Cc75 chromosome 8, C_canadensis_v1, whole genome shotgun sequence, one genomic window encodes:
- the LOC122580285 gene encoding protein SHORT-ROOT, which translates to MDTLFRLVTLQKQPSHHQQPHSFNSTSNFTNTTNSSSSKSSHFTNNYQQNQDQEECFNFFMDEDDFSSSSRHQHHHNQYYSSSHPQPSYEHHQSSNTPTPTTSTTNTPPPLSSHYAAFSSSEHQQSSDPHINYSYSPVHDVTMEYSNSFTTNSWAYDILLDAARAVADKNSARLQQLMWMLNELSSPYGDTDQKLSSYFLQALFARMTESGERSYRTLSSASDKMCSFESTRKLVLKFQEVSPWTTFGHVASNGAIMEAFDGESKLHIIDVSNTFCTQWPTLLEAIATRTDETPHLRITTIVTSKLGGGDGLSGNGVQKVMREIGNRMEKFARLMGVPFKFNVIHHLGDLSDLNFRELGIQDDEALAINLNGTLRSVNSQRRDYLMSTFRSLNPKIITVVDEEADLDIGSDGFEFVRGFQECLRWFRVYFETLDESFPKTSNERLMLERGAGRAIMDLVACTPVESMERRESAARWSSRFHASGFSPVSYSDEVCDDVRALLRRYREGWSMNPTPDSSAGMFLSWKETPVVWASAWKMI; encoded by the coding sequence ATGGATACTCTCTTTAGGCTTGTCACCCTCCAAAAACAACCCTCACACCACCAACAACCTCACTCTTTCAACTCCACTAGTAATTTCACTAATACAACCAATTCAAGTAGTTCCAAATCATCCCACTTTACCAACAATTACcaacaaaatcaagatcaaGAAGAATGCTTCAACTTTTTCATGGATGAAGATgatttctcttcttcttcaagaCACCAACATCACCATAACCAATACTATTCTTCATCACACCCTCAACCATCTTATGAACACCACCAATCATCCAACACACCAACTCCAACAACTAGCACCACAAACACCCCACCACCCTTGTCCTCCCACTATGCCGCCTTTTCGTCCTCCGAACATCAACAATCATCCGATCCGCACATCAATTACTCATACTCACCGGTTCATGACGTCACCATGGAGTACTCAAACTCATTCACTACCAACTCTTGGGCTTACGACATCCTTCTTGATGCCGCACGAGCCGTGGCTGATAAAAATAGTGCACGCTTGCAACAGTTAATGTGGATGCTAAATGAGCTTAGCTCTCCTTATGGTGACACTGACCAAAAATTATCATCTTATTTCCTTCAAGCACTCTTTGCTCGTATGACAGAGTCCGGTGAGAGATCTTACCGGACTCTGTCATCAGCTTCTGATAAAATGTGTTCATTTGAATCTACAAGAAAACTTGTACTAAAATTCCAAGAAGTCAGTCCTTGGACAACTTTTGGTCACGTTGCTAGTAATGGTGCCATTATGGAAGCCTTTGATGGTGAAAGTAAGTTACATATAATTGATGTAAGTAACACTTTTTGTACACAATGGCCTACTTTACTTGAAGCTATTGCAACACGTACGGATGAAACACCACATCTACGTATCACCACAATCGTCACATCCAAGTTAGGCGGCGGAGATGGATTATCGGGCAATGGAGTCCAAAAGGTTATGAGAGAAATAGGAAATCGTATGGAAAAGTTTGCTAGATTAATgggtgttccttttaaattCAATGTTATACATCATTTGGGTGATTTATCGGATTTAAATTTTAGGGAATTAGGTATTCAAGATGATGAAGCACTTGCTATTAACTTGAATGGCACGTTACGTTCGGTCAATAGTCAACGTAGGGACTATTTAATGTCGACTTTTCGTAGCTTGAATCCTAAGATAATTACGGTTGTTGATGAAGAGGCTGATTTGGATATTGGGAGTGATGGATTTGAGTTTGTTAGAGGGTTTCAAGAGTGTTTGAGAtggtttagggtttattttgAGACGCTTGATGAAAGTTTTCCGAAAACTAGTAATGAAAGGTTGATGTTGGAGCGTGGTGCGGGTCGGGCTATTATGGACTTAGTGGCGTGTACACCTGTCGAGTCAATGGAGAGGCGAGAGAGCGCGGCCAGATGGTCTAGTAGGTTTCATGCAAGTGGTTTTAGTCCGGTTTCGTATAGCGATGAAGTTTGTGACGATGTTCGTGCGTTGTTGCGGAGGTATAGGGAAGGGTGGTCGATGAATCCGACGCCAGATTCATCGGCTGGGATGTTCTTAAGTTGGAAAGAAACGCCGGTAGTGTGGGCTAGTGCATGGAAAATGATATGA